In the genome of Paenibacillus sp. FSL R5-0766, one region contains:
- the treR gene encoding trehalose operon repressor produces the protein MNNKFIRIYEDIADRIRTGEIEAGTLLQSELDLSESYQTSRETIRKALKMLYEEGYIQKIQGKGSIVLDIRKIDFPISGLVSFKELAKKMGHRAQTYVKVFEEQQVDQVLHKKINFGLNEQVWEIRRVRKVDGEHVILDKDYISQRLVPGLSKEICNDSIYQYIEQELGLSISFAKKEILVEEPTAEDRELLDLEGFHNVVVVRSQVYLEDASQFQYTESRHRPDKFRFVDFARRR, from the coding sequence ATGAATAATAAATTTATCCGGATATATGAAGATATTGCAGATCGTATTCGGACCGGAGAGATAGAGGCAGGGACGCTGCTTCAATCGGAACTGGATCTATCGGAAAGTTATCAAACGTCTCGAGAGACTATTCGCAAAGCATTGAAAATGTTGTACGAAGAAGGTTATATTCAGAAGATTCAAGGCAAGGGCTCGATTGTACTGGATATACGCAAGATCGATTTTCCCATCTCAGGTCTGGTTAGCTTCAAGGAATTGGCCAAAAAAATGGGACATCGTGCTCAAACGTATGTGAAGGTTTTCGAGGAGCAGCAGGTGGATCAGGTGTTGCACAAGAAGATTAACTTTGGTCTGAATGAACAGGTCTGGGAGATCAGACGTGTGCGCAAAGTGGATGGAGAGCATGTCATACTGGACAAAGATTACATTAGCCAGCGGCTTGTTCCTGGGCTCAGCAAAGAGATCTGTAATGATTCCATTTATCAGTACATTGAGCAAGAGCTGGGACTTTCCATTTCGTTTGCCAAAAAAGAGATTTTGGTGGAAGAACCCACCGCCGAGGACAGGGAACTACTTGATCTTGAAGGGTTCCATAATGTGGTTGTGGTGAGGAGCCAGGTGTACCTGGAGGATGCCAGTCAATTTCAGTATACGGAGTCGAGGCATCGGCCGGATAAGTTCAGATTTGTGGATTTTGCACGTCGTAGATAA
- a CDS encoding fibronectin type III domain-containing protein, whose amino-acid sequence MKKSGKRVKKQAEQLTKVVLAFALLSPQALLLEWGATTVMAETVETIGIVSDTSSMKAVQSSKVKVEMNSDGKYRIVLLPNTNVFYGGDTGNVSTIIDHNGSPVNFKTLPLNYYRINNNVIEMSRQKDNVEYILRVSIVNATSQGGYMKVELEAINRSGSALNLGGTFYWDTMVNGNDASPFEVIENGWRNYSGGVQVTAFYANTYNVVNADRIYMGQYSGPDNAQLTGGSSPSSFTPGQTVTASDTAAQFWWNAKATANQASRKFSTIVGIGPKNAPPSFTLTAPSSGQTYYKGEQLQISGTTRDTDIGDLLTVKWSIDGGSENILTQMTATGSNQSFNTNYTLPDTLPDGTHTLQVWVMDDKGGVSSAGTVNFTVRSFVVPGTPTYTLVNSNNLTVNWDKKANDASVTYELKNMTTNQIVDTGASNSLQVTGLTPNTSYSFAVRAKNSSGSYTGYSSPSTKYTLANPPAAAAVTQSGNSVTASWNNNGNPAGTHYKTEIRSPGGQVLATGTTASTRTEFALTGLADGKYEVFVAALNGEGIQTPFISAGEMIKDTTGPTAPSVTVTPSTWTKEGVLVTVEEGKDALSGTQKTEVKVGPAGEWREYSDPFTVNSEGNTTVVARSIDAFGNTGQETAVTARVDRTAPTPPVISLNPPEWTKAAVIVTLTEGTDEASGISLTQYKLRSEGEWIDYKNPFTLNEEGITEIYARSVDRAANVSASTSATARIDKTGPEQPTITLSEEDWTNQDVTFAINSGEDAGSGLAKSQYRLNKEGPWIDYKGEVTVADEGETIVYARSIDRVGNISTSAQATVRIDKTAPTEPVISLSPSGWSKEHVQFTIAGSVDERAISYEYSMNDAPYMTGNSGTVSTNGATTIRARARDTVGNVSKEVSRIAYVDQMAPTITFAPNGHGWTDTDISTTIQYADSHSGIQELERFYQVTNSAESPEHWLEARSDQHKISIESEGIWYIHAKTMDRAGNTYETTSSPYHIQRKPQQPSHMKTTQIAETSAELTVDLPTGERFTDGYQYEITNKTTGQSWTLDYPNHSIIDHSLSGGQVYEYEVRVRNHTGVSDAVSVQVLTTPADPGTLHVRKVDSQPNLAEIQFDSVRGADAYRIIVTTSDGATVFDQTVSDPGSLPYVSNLVPGTIHNISVTAMNESGAGGSSRTGFLTLPAMPGEFMAVQIQEHDISLEWETVTSATYYGLSRDGTAIYEGEQTEYLDSGLDSGMEYSYALIAGNETGPGPLAELPLLKTLPGQVSGLQVSDASTASLRLNWEAVRGADRYELWLNGEKAGTVPAGTQEWVFAGLSSGTSYQLDIQAVNGSGQGMRSSVSGTTLPDSPSGLHVVQVTEQGAILSWEPVAGATKYRVIIDGQSHEISDTQLAVHHLSSSHEYTYEVQAGNAAGYGVSTSSTILTLPSRPEGLNVTSTGETSMGLAWQAVDTANLYIVKINGTEMGRTSELAYMLEGLLPGTEYALEVQAVNASGSGETAQLIRLSKPVSPAEVLVDSGVHHAKVSWSVVEGTAEYVIEQNGKEIYRGMENEATITGLKDGTWHRYQLWAVNRQGTRSEATDVSLLTLPEKPVKIAVYDVAKNSLGLDFSNTGVQGADHYVIERDGREITQMDSSETHFVDKDLLPGTKYTYVIRAVNTSGTSAPLTFSVMTQTLPLVAESITVKAGTHAVDLAWDFVKGAAAYEIRNRVTGDVQSVSEPSVHLNSMLDGTAYEFELVAINEDGHRSEPTQIQVLTKPISPQTAGITHITDQTAVLDLTGSSTRGAEQFIIMRDGVEVAKVPADQASFEDDGLTPGAHYTYTIKTSNATGESDSGFEVHLRTLPATINEPLHASKIGEKEGWISWPKVQGAEGYTIRIGDQIITTIEEGDITEVRLTHLESATQYDQVQIIPYNTAGSGSPMIVTPFYTLPHVDSLEMMILPETDHAKLEWDFPYGNETFVILLDGTEVYRGKQKEFIIDQLDAGKQYPIEIYTENDQGDSSEKLVYSVLTKPAAPVEVEYHSAKDHIRLILEQSRVEGAELFIIERDGVEIARVPADELFYDDKELEPGVNYIYTVKTMNASGSSDGGYYLPAMTLPGSASSPPVVEGRSMYGADIVWELIPGAAGYRVYRNEELVGTTTETSIHVSQLNSAERYTDFAIIPFNEAGEGEALQVPEFETLPSEDLTVAAVAQGTSAIKLTWELDSINEVIVITHKDREIYRGTQRSYVWTGLNAEQHYEVEVWTENSAGEKSESKRAAAMTFPYPPSAWSGGGATPSPNGTSEQADEVSSQPEPSEQPDVPVKKIIKFIDISQTFNKDQITWLAEQNIIQGVSETRFEPRRPITRAEFTALIVRLMGVDTTVNEQHGFQDVNDEDWFAPEIKAAVHHEMVQGMGNGKFAPHALVTREQASKIIANVVRKIRPEPLTSPRAFTDQTDVSNWAKEEVQELAGLYMITGYEDGSFRPMQHLSRSEAAALIFRLNKLIQVMDENRTDQVEKASALDRHI is encoded by the coding sequence TTGAAGAAATCAGGAAAACGTGTGAAGAAACAAGCGGAACAGTTAACCAAAGTGGTACTGGCATTTGCGTTATTATCACCTCAAGCCCTGTTGCTTGAATGGGGCGCAACGACGGTAATGGCTGAAACGGTTGAAACCATCGGAATTGTATCCGATACGTCCAGCATGAAGGCTGTACAGTCCTCCAAGGTGAAAGTGGAGATGAACAGTGACGGTAAATACAGAATCGTATTACTACCAAACACAAATGTATTTTACGGTGGTGATACAGGGAATGTATCTACGATTATCGACCATAATGGATCACCCGTGAACTTCAAAACATTGCCGCTTAATTATTACCGAATTAACAATAATGTGATTGAAATGTCCCGGCAAAAGGACAATGTCGAATATATTTTGCGTGTATCTATCGTTAATGCTACCTCACAAGGTGGATACATGAAGGTTGAACTGGAAGCCATCAACCGTAGTGGATCGGCACTGAATTTGGGTGGAACATTTTATTGGGATACGATGGTGAATGGCAATGATGCATCTCCGTTTGAAGTCATCGAGAATGGATGGCGCAATTACAGCGGCGGCGTTCAGGTCACGGCTTTTTATGCGAATACGTACAATGTTGTGAATGCAGATCGCATATACATGGGACAGTACAGCGGTCCGGACAATGCGCAGCTAACAGGGGGTTCTTCACCTTCGTCATTCACTCCAGGCCAGACCGTTACGGCGAGTGATACAGCAGCGCAATTCTGGTGGAATGCCAAAGCAACAGCGAATCAGGCTTCACGCAAATTTTCAACGATCGTGGGGATTGGCCCCAAAAATGCTCCACCTTCATTTACCTTAACAGCACCCTCTTCGGGTCAAACCTATTACAAAGGTGAGCAACTTCAGATCTCTGGTACAACGCGGGATACGGATATAGGTGACCTGTTGACCGTGAAATGGTCCATCGATGGTGGGTCTGAGAACATTTTGACCCAGATGACCGCAACGGGTTCAAATCAGTCTTTCAACACCAATTACACATTGCCTGACACCCTGCCAGATGGCACACACACGTTGCAAGTATGGGTCATGGATGACAAAGGTGGAGTATCCTCGGCAGGAACCGTTAACTTTACAGTAAGAAGTTTTGTTGTGCCCGGAACACCGACATACACATTGGTTAATTCTAATAACTTGACGGTCAACTGGGATAAGAAAGCTAATGATGCATCCGTAACGTATGAACTGAAAAATATGACGACGAATCAGATCGTGGATACAGGTGCATCAAACAGTCTGCAGGTGACTGGGCTCACTCCGAATACGAGTTATTCTTTTGCTGTACGAGCAAAAAATTCAAGTGGTTCCTACACGGGGTACTCCAGTCCATCCACCAAATATACATTGGCGAATCCACCGGCTGCTGCGGCTGTGACACAATCAGGCAACTCTGTTACAGCGAGCTGGAATAATAATGGAAATCCTGCGGGCACCCATTACAAAACGGAAATACGCAGTCCAGGTGGGCAAGTCCTCGCAACGGGAACAACAGCTTCCACACGTACAGAATTCGCCCTGACCGGACTCGCGGATGGAAAATATGAAGTATTTGTGGCGGCACTGAATGGAGAAGGGATACAGACCCCATTTATATCCGCTGGAGAGATGATTAAAGATACAACGGGTCCAACTGCTCCTTCCGTTACAGTCACTCCATCCACTTGGACCAAAGAAGGTGTTCTGGTCACGGTTGAAGAAGGCAAGGATGCTTTGAGCGGAACTCAGAAGACTGAAGTGAAAGTCGGTCCGGCAGGAGAATGGCGTGAATATAGCGATCCGTTTACCGTAAACAGTGAAGGCAACACAACTGTTGTGGCACGCAGTATTGATGCGTTTGGTAATACGGGACAGGAAACGGCTGTGACAGCCAGGGTAGATCGGACGGCACCAACGCCTCCCGTCATCTCGCTGAATCCGCCAGAATGGACAAAAGCGGCGGTAATCGTGACATTAACGGAGGGTACGGACGAAGCAAGTGGCATTAGTCTGACACAGTACAAGCTGAGAAGTGAGGGAGAATGGATCGATTACAAGAATCCTTTTACACTGAATGAAGAAGGGATAACCGAGATTTACGCACGTAGTGTTGATCGGGCCGCCAATGTCAGTGCTTCCACTTCGGCAACAGCCAGAATCGACAAGACCGGGCCTGAGCAACCAACGATTACGTTAAGTGAAGAGGATTGGACGAATCAGGATGTAACTTTTGCGATAAACAGTGGTGAAGATGCGGGCAGTGGGCTTGCCAAGAGCCAATATCGACTTAACAAAGAAGGTCCTTGGATCGATTACAAGGGCGAAGTGACGGTTGCCGACGAGGGAGAAACGATCGTATATGCACGCTCAATTGACCGTGTAGGGAACATAAGCACGTCCGCTCAGGCTACAGTTCGAATTGACAAGACAGCTCCAACCGAGCCGGTGATTAGTTTAAGTCCTTCTGGATGGAGTAAAGAACATGTGCAATTCACTATCGCAGGAAGTGTGGATGAACGAGCGATATCCTATGAATACAGCATGAATGATGCCCCGTATATGACAGGAAATAGCGGTACAGTAAGCACAAATGGCGCTACCACCATTCGGGCTAGAGCAAGGGATACTGTTGGCAATGTAAGCAAGGAAGTGAGTCGAATCGCCTATGTGGATCAGATGGCACCAACGATTACATTTGCACCGAACGGGCATGGCTGGACGGACACGGACATATCCACTACCATTCAGTATGCCGACTCCCACTCAGGCATTCAGGAATTGGAACGATTCTATCAAGTTACGAACAGTGCAGAATCACCGGAGCATTGGCTTGAAGCCCGCTCTGACCAGCATAAAATATCCATCGAATCGGAAGGTATATGGTACATCCATGCGAAAACCATGGACAGAGCAGGGAATACATATGAGACAACATCATCACCTTACCATATTCAACGCAAGCCCCAGCAACCGAGTCATATGAAAACGACACAGATCGCTGAGACTTCAGCTGAACTTACAGTGGATTTGCCAACGGGGGAAAGGTTTACCGATGGATATCAGTATGAGATAACGAACAAAACTACAGGGCAGTCATGGACACTCGATTATCCTAACCACAGTATAATCGATCACTCCCTAAGCGGTGGTCAGGTCTATGAATATGAAGTTAGAGTGAGAAACCATACCGGAGTAAGTGATGCAGTAAGTGTTCAAGTATTAACTACCCCGGCAGATCCCGGAACGTTGCACGTTCGAAAAGTAGATTCACAGCCCAATTTAGCCGAAATTCAATTTGATTCAGTACGAGGAGCAGATGCTTACCGCATCATCGTGACTACTTCGGACGGTGCCACCGTATTTGATCAGACGGTATCTGATCCTGGTAGCCTTCCCTATGTCAGCAACCTCGTTCCAGGAACCATTCATAACATCTCGGTAACGGCAATGAATGAAAGTGGCGCAGGTGGTAGCAGTAGGACCGGATTTCTCACACTGCCGGCAATGCCCGGTGAGTTTATGGCCGTTCAAATTCAGGAGCATGATATTTCATTAGAATGGGAGACAGTAACTTCTGCAACGTATTATGGTCTTTCACGCGATGGAACAGCCATATATGAAGGAGAGCAGACGGAGTATCTGGACTCGGGTCTGGATAGCGGAATGGAGTACAGCTATGCGTTAATTGCCGGAAATGAGACAGGACCAGGACCGTTGGCAGAATTACCTTTGCTCAAGACGTTACCTGGACAGGTGTCCGGCTTACAGGTATCAGATGCTTCCACCGCGAGCCTTCGTCTGAATTGGGAGGCAGTACGAGGAGCCGATCGTTATGAGTTATGGTTGAATGGAGAGAAGGCGGGAACGGTTCCTGCTGGAACCCAAGAATGGGTCTTTGCGGGACTGAGTTCAGGAACATCTTATCAACTGGATATACAAGCAGTGAACGGAAGTGGACAGGGGATGCGCAGTTCGGTATCAGGAACAACGCTACCAGATAGCCCTTCGGGACTTCACGTCGTTCAAGTAACAGAACAGGGAGCGATATTGAGCTGGGAGCCTGTAGCTGGGGCAACGAAATATCGGGTGATCATCGATGGACAGAGCCATGAGATATCAGATACACAACTCGCTGTTCACCACCTGTCAAGCAGTCATGAGTATACCTATGAAGTACAGGCGGGCAATGCTGCCGGGTACGGTGTATCTACCAGTAGTACAATTCTTACGCTACCTAGCAGGCCGGAAGGACTTAATGTCACATCGACTGGTGAGACAAGTATGGGACTTGCATGGCAAGCTGTAGATACGGCGAATCTCTATATTGTGAAAATCAATGGAACAGAAATGGGCAGAACATCAGAACTGGCCTACATGCTTGAGGGATTGTTGCCAGGTACAGAGTACGCTTTGGAAGTTCAGGCTGTGAATGCTTCTGGATCAGGTGAAACAGCTCAGCTCATCCGATTGTCCAAACCTGTGTCGCCTGCCGAAGTACTTGTTGATTCAGGAGTACATCATGCAAAAGTTTCCTGGTCTGTCGTGGAAGGTACCGCTGAATACGTGATTGAGCAGAATGGTAAGGAGATCTATAGAGGAATGGAGAATGAAGCAACGATTACAGGACTCAAGGATGGAACGTGGCATCGCTATCAACTATGGGCGGTCAACAGACAGGGAACTCGTTCTGAAGCGACGGATGTATCTCTGCTGACTTTGCCTGAGAAACCCGTTAAGATTGCGGTATATGATGTGGCAAAAAACAGCCTGGGTCTGGATTTCAGTAACACTGGTGTCCAAGGGGCAGATCATTATGTCATTGAAAGGGATGGAAGAGAGATCACTCAGATGGATTCAAGTGAAACCCATTTCGTAGACAAGGATCTGTTGCCAGGAACGAAATACACTTATGTGATTCGGGCAGTCAATACGAGTGGAACGAGTGCGCCGCTTACTTTCAGTGTAATGACTCAAACGTTGCCATTGGTTGCAGAAAGTATAACAGTGAAAGCCGGAACACATGCGGTGGATCTGGCTTGGGATTTTGTTAAGGGAGCGGCTGCATATGAGATTCGTAATCGGGTAACGGGAGATGTGCAGAGCGTGTCTGAACCCTCTGTACATCTCAATAGCATGCTGGATGGCACAGCATATGAATTCGAACTTGTTGCGATTAATGAAGATGGTCATCGGTCAGAGCCTACTCAGATTCAGGTTTTAACGAAACCCATATCACCTCAGACGGCAGGCATAACACACATCACAGATCAGACTGCGGTATTGGACCTGACTGGAAGCTCAACACGGGGAGCAGAGCAATTCATCATTATGCGGGATGGTGTTGAAGTCGCTAAGGTTCCAGCAGATCAAGCTTCATTTGAAGATGATGGACTGACACCAGGAGCGCATTACACGTATACGATCAAAACATCCAATGCAACGGGAGAGAGTGATTCCGGTTTCGAAGTTCACTTGCGAACGTTGCCTGCGACCATTAACGAACCTTTACATGCAAGCAAGATTGGGGAAAAGGAGGGATGGATCTCTTGGCCAAAGGTACAAGGTGCGGAGGGATATACCATACGTATCGGAGATCAGATCATCACCACGATTGAAGAAGGGGATATCACAGAGGTGAGATTAACTCATCTGGAGAGTGCAACCCAATATGATCAGGTACAGATTATTCCTTATAATACGGCTGGTTCAGGAAGCCCAATGATCGTGACTCCTTTTTACACCTTGCCTCATGTTGATTCACTGGAAATGATGATACTCCCAGAGACAGATCACGCCAAACTAGAATGGGACTTCCCTTATGGGAACGAAACTTTCGTTATATTACTGGATGGTACAGAAGTATACCGAGGCAAACAAAAAGAGTTTATTATTGATCAACTGGATGCAGGAAAGCAGTACCCGATTGAAATCTACACAGAGAATGACCAGGGAGATTCATCGGAGAAGCTCGTGTATTCTGTCCTGACCAAACCAGCAGCTCCTGTCGAAGTGGAGTATCATTCGGCGAAGGACCACATTCGTCTTATATTGGAACAGAGCCGGGTCGAAGGTGCCGAGTTGTTTATCATTGAGCGTGACGGTGTGGAGATTGCTCGTGTTCCTGCAGACGAACTGTTCTATGACGACAAGGAACTCGAACCGGGCGTGAATTATATTTATACAGTGAAGACCATGAATGCCTCGGGCAGTAGTGATGGTGGTTATTACCTTCCAGCAATGACTTTGCCCGGTAGTGCTTCTTCTCCTCCTGTAGTAGAGGGGCGTTCCATGTATGGTGCAGACATTGTATGGGAACTGATTCCTGGTGCTGCGGGTTATCGAGTTTATCGAAATGAGGAGCTTGTGGGAACGACAACGGAGACATCCATACATGTATCTCAATTAAATAGTGCAGAGCGTTATACTGACTTTGCAATCATTCCATTTAATGAGGCAGGGGAGGGTGAAGCGCTCCAGGTTCCGGAATTCGAGACGTTGCCTTCCGAGGATCTGACAGTTGCAGCCGTAGCGCAAGGCACAAGTGCGATTAAGCTCACTTGGGAACTGGATTCAATAAATGAGGTGATTGTGATCACCCATAAAGATCGTGAGATCTACCGTGGCACGCAGCGCAGTTATGTATGGACAGGACTGAATGCCGAGCAGCATTATGAGGTGGAAGTATGGACGGAGAATTCAGCGGGTGAGAAAAGTGAAAGCAAACGGGCCGCAGCCATGACTTTTCCGTATCCACCATCCGCCTGGAGCGGTGGCGGTGCAACCCCGAGTCCAAACGGTACATCGGAACAAGCCGATGAGGTGAGTTCACAACCAGAACCGTCTGAGCAGCCTGATGTACCTGTGAAAAAAATTATCAAATTTATTGATATCAGCCAAACATTCAATAAAGATCAGATCACCTGGCTGGCGGAACAAAATATCATTCAAGGTGTGAGTGAAACTCGCTTCGAGCCACGTCGTCCGATCACGCGTGCAGAATTTACCGCATTAATCGTGCGTCTGATGGGTGTGGACACAACGGTTAATGAACAACATGGATTTCAGGATGTGAACGATGAGGATTGGTTTGCTCCTGAGATTAAGGCAGCCGTTCATCATGAGATGGTTCAAGGCATGGGAAACGGCAAATTCGCTCCACATGCGCTGGTGACACGGGAACAGGCATCCAAGATTATAGCAAATGTTGTTCGTAAAATCAGACCGGAACCGCTGACTTCCCCAAGAGCGTTTACCGACCAGACTGATGTATCTAATTGGGCCAAAGAAGAAGTTCAGGAACTTGCAGGTTTGTACATGATTACCGGATATGAAGACGGCAGCTTCCGTCCCATGCAGCACTTAAGCAGATCCGAAGCTGCAGCGCTGATCTTCCGTTTAAATAAGCTGATTCAAGTTATGGATGAGAACCGTACAGATCAAGTGGAGAAAGCGTCAGCGCTTGATCGTCATATCTAG